The genomic window ATCGTTCCCCCACAAAATGTGGACACCATTTTGGAACTGTTCGCTTCCGAAAACGTTGAGGCCACCGTCATTGGCACAGTGACCCGTTCTGGCCGCTTGGTGCTCCGATACCAGGGAAATGAGGTAGGCGACCTTGAGATGGAATTTCTCCATCATGGCCTGCCACGACTGACGCGACGCGCTATCTGGAAAGCCCCGAGCTTTTCTGAGCCAGAGTTCCCAGAACCAGACAATCTAACCGACATTCTGAAGCAACTTCTCAGCTCTTGGAATATATGCAGCAAGGAATGGGTTATTCGACAGTACGATCATGAAGTCCAGGGCGGCAGTGTGCTCAAGCCGCTGGTCGGAGAGCAAAATGATGGCCCCAGCGACGCAGCGATCATTCGACCTGTATTGACCTCGAACAAGGGCATCATCCTAGCCAATGGCTGTAATCCCAAATACGGTTTGATCGACCCTTATTTCATGGCCGCATCCGCCATTGACGAGGCAATTCGGCAAATCATCGCGGTCGGTGGCAAATTGGACCGCATCGCATTGCTCGATAATTTCTGCTGGGGCAATACCGATAAGCCCGATCGGCTGGCTGGTCTGGTTCGCGCAGCGCAGGCTTGTTACGACATCGCACAAAGCTATGAAACGCCATTCATCTCCGGCAAAGATAGCCTCAATAACGAATATCAAATCGGCAGCGAGTCTATCGCTATTCCGCCCACGCTTTTGATCTCCGCGATCGGCATCATGGACGATGTGACCCGCGCCATTTCGATGGATGTGAAACGAGCTGGGGATCTCATCTACATTTTGGGCGACACCAAAGATGAATTGGGCGGCTCACACTACTACGATATTCTAGGTCTGAAGAGTAGCAACGTGCCACAAGTCGATCCTAGGAATGGCAAAAAACTAATGACCGCTTTGAGTGCTGCCATGGAAGCAGGGCTGGTGCGTGCCTGTCATGATTGCTCCGAAGGCGGATTAGCCGTCGCCGCTGCTGAAATGGCATTCGCTGGCGGCTTGGGAATGGTGCTCGATTTGCGCCGAGTACCATCTTCTCATGGCTTACAGCGCAACGACAAGCTCCTGTTCTCGGAATCCAATAGTCGGTTTGTCGTTGAAGTTCCTCCCGAATCTCAACAGCGATTCGAACAAATCATGGCTGATAACCTTTTCGGCTTGATCGGCCAAGCAGTCGCAAAGCCGAGGTTTCGCGTCGTTGGGCTTAATGGGAATACGATTATTGAAGCCAACATATATGAATTGAAAGAGGCCTGGCAACGACCGTTACGCTGGTGACAGATCCTCAAATTGCCCGGCTCACTTTCATTGAATCGAGCTCAATTTTGACATCGTCATCGATTTGCCACAATTCCATAATTTGGAATTTTCCCGCGGCAAAATTGAATCGAGCTTTTTAATAAAATCAGAGGATTTTCATTATCATGAAAGTTGTCAAGACGATCGTAATTCGAACAGCAGGATCAAACTGTGATTATGAAACCGTCCATGCATTTGAACAAGTCGGGAGCCAGGTTAGTTTGGTTCATATCAATCAGCTTATTTCTGGCAAAATTCGATTGTCGGATTTCGACATCCTCGCCATTCCTGGTGGCTTCACTTATGGCGATGACATCTCTGCTGGAAAAATATTGGCCAATGAGATCAAATACAAATTAACCGATCAAGTAGCCGCATTTATTGCTGAGGGCAAATTGATCATAGGTATATGCAATGGATTTCAGGTATTGGTCAAGGCTGGATTATTACCAGCGGTGGATTTGCTCGGAACAACCCAATTGGCGACGCTGACGTTCAACGATTCTGGCAAATTTGAGGACCGCTGGGTTTATCTGAAGCTGGTCAGCCAAAAGTGCGTTTTCACTCGATCGCTCGCATCAATTGTTTACTATCCGGTGGCCCATGCTGAAGGGAAATTCATTGTCAAAGATGCAACCGTACTGGATCAATTGAAAAACAACGACCAAATCGTATTTCAATATGTTGACGCAACAGGACAGTTAGCTGGCTATCCGTGGAACCCCAACGGTTCCATTGAAAATATTGCAGGGATTTGCGATCCCAGCGGTAGGATCTTCGGCCTAATGCCGCATCCCGAGCGCCATTTTCACCCTACGCATCATCCGCGCTGGACCAGAGAAGGGCTGCGGCCTGAGCCAGATGGGGTAATGATCTTTCGAAATGCCGTCAATTACATTCAAGAAAACTTATAGCGAAAAGGAGCAAAAGCGATGCATTATGGAAAAGTAAAAATGTGGGATGATTCCAAAGGATTTGGCTTTATCATCACAGAAGATGAAGAAGAGCTTTTTGTCCACGTGAGCGATCTGGACATTTCTGTGAAAGAAAAGCGCCTCAAAGTTGGGCAGCGGGTCGCGTTCGATATTCGGCACGAATTCAAGGGGGATAAGGCGATCAATGTCCGAGTGCTGCGCTGAAAACTGAGATCGCCTTCTCTCTTTGGAATCATCCCGATTTGCGGAGAAAATCCACCTCGCTGCTTTCCATCAGATTCAAAGCGCTGCCTATTCCCTTTGAAAGCACCCCAGATAAAATTATTTGATTAAATTTTGCATTAGCGCAGGACAAGGCTCACTTCAATCTCTCCCATTGCATCGTTATAGAACCAATTCTGGATATTTTTGAAGGAATCAGTAATTCTGAGCGGCAAAATCGTGGGTAAATAGGGGGCAGAAAATCAGAATTCAATCCATCTGCAAATATTCTTAGATTTAATTATCGACCAAGCAAGAGGCGCAAATTCTGCTGTTGCAATTCCGATAGATTCTGAAAGATGGGATCATCTTTTCGCACTTTTTCCCGCTTAACGATTGCTCGAAACGCCCGACGAACCAGCGCCTGATGTCCTTTCGATTTACGATAAGCATGAAATTGATTGATCAGAGGCAGCAAAAAGTCTTTGTTCCCGACATTAATGATGGCTTCGAGGACCAAATTCGATTGCCGACGCTGACCATTGCGGATCATGGTTTTGAGATCATCCACAGCGTCACGGCAGCCATAGATTGCGAGAACGAAATGAATATAGGCCCGAAAATATTCATAATTGCGCAATCTTACTTTCCGGATCATTTGAGAGGAACTACTGAGGAAATCTTTCAAATGCTGCAACAATAACATCAAAGAATTGGCCATGCTGGAAAATTTTGGATGGGCCACGATCTCAATCAGATCTTCAATTTCCAATACTCGATTGATATCATCGAATTGATTAAAGCTCTCGAACAGTGATTTCAATGCGGGAAGAGATTTATGGCCCATCCGCTGAATAATGCGGTGGGCATAAACTCTCAATGTGGAATTTCTTAAGTCCTGGAAAAGCTTCTGCAATAAAATGCGTGCGCTCAGTGTTCCCCCTGCCACTAAACGCTCCTCAAGCTGAATTGATTTGATCACCTGCGACTCTTGCAAAAGTTGCTGAATCATTTTCTCAATGGCGCTTGCTTTTTCATCCGGATCTCCCTCCAATCCATCCTGCAAAAATAGCACTTGAGAATATAGCGTGGCATCGCCGAGCTGCTTGAGCTTTGTTAAAATAGGTGTTAAGTCTTCAGCTTCGAGATGTTGCAGATTCCCCAACGCCATGCGTCTGACTTCGATCGGATATCGCTCATCCTGGATCACCTCAACAAGCGGCAGATGGGCATCGATCACCCCGCGTTTAATATATGACCCAAGCGTGTCGATTACAGCTAAACTCAATTCCTCATTCTGCGGATTCAAAACCGACACCAGCTTTGGAATGATTCGTTCCTCTGGAAAATACTGCAGCGAATCAATAGCAGCCAGGACGATATCTGTATTAGGGTCGTCCAATAAAGAAAGTAAAGGATCAATACATCGATCATCTAACATCCCGCCAAGGATGTAAGCGATCCGCTGCCGAATTCGATCACTGCCCCATTCCAAGCCGCGGATTAAATCTTTGAGCTCTCCTGGGGATGAAATCATTAATAATTCGCTAATCGCTCGATCCACAACATCTGGATCCTCCGTATCGAGATCCATGATCAAATCTTCAATTTCCCACTTTGCTAAATATCTGCTCAATGATTCAATTTCCTCTTAATGGATCGTTCAATGCTTTTGCGCGTATCATTAGTTCGCCCTAATGACATCCGCATCACATGTCACTCACGCAAACAAATATTACAAAATTATTCCTTGAATATCAAGAGATTTTTTCGCAATCCATTAAGAAAGCCAGCGTATTCTCAAGAACCATTTAATATAGGCCAGGGACTTTTGTTCTGCAAAATTTTTCGGCCAATTGGACAAATCAGGAACAACAGGATATCAAGATTGCTTAGCGGGAATGCAACGATTGCCAGTGCATCATTTTGCCCACAGTGCCCCAGTGGTTTCCATCCAATCGGCAATGTTTTCCACTGCGGTTGTGACGTGATTGTCCGAAACGTCAACCTCTAACCAGGGCAATAATGACTGGGAAATTACCTTTCGATAATGCTCTTGTTCAGAGACGAATTTGCTCAGGTCTTGATATTGTGCTGGATTCCCCGAAACCTTGAGCCGTTCGGCTCGAGCGTTTTCAAAAGATTCTGGTGACCGGGTACAAAAGATCAAGCGAAAGCCCAGCGCCTTCAATCGCTTCTCCAACCAGGTGAAATCGTAGAATACCTCATAAACCCGCTGCTGATAAACCTGGGTGGAAATGTGAAAGCGATCTACGATCCAAGAATAGTACGGTAACAGCTCAAAAAGGTGAACCCAGGTGCGATAAGTCTCCATTGCGCGCTCCTGCTCGTGGGGCTCGAAGTTGATCAGGCCACGGCCCCAAGGATAATTCGTGAACGCGCACCATTCCGCTGATATCAATGGGGATGGATAGCGATACTTTCGCGGCCCGACGATCCGCGGATGTTCATTCAGCGCCAGCGCAATCTCGGTCTTGAGGGTCAGACGCGTCCCCTCTAATATTATCTTCGGGCAAAGTTTATTGGCCATAATATCCCTCTTGATTGATTCCAGCGCCATTTTAAGAATAATTGGAGTCGAAAACAAGCACTTTATTGTTGTTTTCTTTATCTGCCACTATTTGATCGATCAATATAACAATAGGGCTTCCACTTAAGAATCGTAGGAGGCTCAAAAGCGACGGAAAGTCGATCCTTCGGTGAGTTTGAAAAATTTATTTCATCAGGAAAAATTGAATTGTCATGCTTGTGCACAAATGCGTTTTTTTGCACAACGCATTGGTCGGCTTATGACGAGATACGTATACTCGCAAAAATGCCATGATTGCGTCATATTTCGATTGGTGCAACCAGAATAGATCGGATCGATTTTGGGAATGATAATGTGAAATGAGGTAATCCATCTCGTTCAGTTTCAATTTTAAAATTTTCTTGGATCCGCTCTGTTGCGCGGAGGTATCGGTCCCTTGATATTTGACACGGATTCAATTGATTATCAGAGCGTCCAAATCTGCATTTTTGTCAATGGGGCAATCTCGCAAAAAAAACACGCTAGCGCCTTGACGAGGTCTTTTACCATCGTTGCTTGGCACTGCGTGTTTTACGGGGGGAATTTTGTGGAAATTGCTATTTTCGCCAATCTGAACTACCAAAATCATGGTTGAGAATAGAAGTGAACCATGACCCGACGATTGAGTTGGCGACCGATGGGTGTTTCGTTGTCGCCCAGCACCACAGTTTTGCCATCATAAGTTTTGAAAGTCAATGGTTCCTTTTCACCCACCCCGATCGGTGGATCAATGCGCCGCTTGATATCTTCATATAGTTGAGGATACTTCCGTTTCACATCGCTCAGAAATTTTTCATGGAAAAATCGCGCGCGCTGTTCCGAAAGCCTCTGATTTACAGCATCGGGGCCAATCGCGCACCCATGCCCCACAAAGCGCATTCGAGTTTTATCATCTTTCAACAAGAACGGAATCCGATCCAATAAATTGGACCAATAAAAATGGTACAGCTCCTTCGCTTTGGCAAATTTGGCGATGACATAATACATTTTCTCCCGGCCAAGGATCTCCCGCTTTAGTAAAACTGTTTTAGGAAGCGTCCGAAAAGTGCGCCCAAGGCTATCAATCACAGCGATGGAATAATCCGCGCTCTGTCCGACCCAATCGGATGATTTGGTCTGGGTAGATTCCCCGAGTGACCATGAGATCTGCTGTACGATGTCGCTCGCTTTTTCGGGCAGTGAAATTTCTGTTAAATTGGTCGTCCCATTTGCTGATAATTGCAACATCGCCTGCTTTAATGGGACGACGCCTGAAATTTTTGCATCGAAATAGACTGGATGATTTTTCATTTCATCAAACAGATTTTGCAATGGACCGAAAAGCGCCTCCTCTGTTTCTGCGTCGACCATCAATTCGACGAATTTTTTATCCTGTTGAATCCATTCTGCATCCTCGGGATGCGGCGGGACTCGATAATCGGTAAGGAGGGTGTCAGAGAGGATGGTAATCTGCTCTGGTTTGACACCTAACGCGCATAGTGTGTCCCGCACTGCCATGGCGCGCTGTTTGGCAATTTCGGCTGCTTCGCCAGTTCGGAGATCTGCGCTGCCTTTCAAATAGATCATCAGCTTTGGATCTTGTTTTGCTCGTTCTGCAAACGTGGTCAAAGGTGGTGACATGATCCATTCGCGGATGAATTTCTTATCCACAACAGCGCTGTGCGCATTGAAAAACACCTTTCCGACATAAGGCAACTCGTAAATAATCCGATCGACCGTCTGAACCACGGCTGTGTCGGCGCACATTAATCGGCCTTTTGGTATGGTATAAAAAACAGCGACAGCGCGATCCAATGCCCCATGCTCTGGACCAGCCTGAAGCTGATCGCTGATTCGAGCCACAATATGGTGCATCCCTGGCTGCAAAGTCCTCCAATCGATGCTAAATGTATCCACCGCGCCGGGTTTCAAATCTGGAATAAGGAGTTGGGCTAATAAAGACTCATTCTCGTCAGAGCGAGTTGACCGCGAGCTTCCATCCGCCCAAAGTGCTCCTGTCGAATCGTAGATCGATAGCACGAGATTCTGAGCAGTCCCGATCCCAAAATTGCCGACCGCGATTTCGATTTTGCCTTGATAATCGTCCTCAGTGATCCAAGGATGATAGTCGAACGTCAGAGCAATGATTTTTGGGGCTGGTGCTGCGATGTGAAACCGTGCAATCGGATGATTTTTCATCTCAGCGAACCGAAGGTGTCGATCTTTGTCGAATGAAAATACCGCCCAATAATAATCGCCTGGCTTAAGATTGTTTAGTTCATACCATGTTTGCTGCAATGAACGATTCACCTTGAGATCGTCCTGACGATCCAAATAGTCAAATAGCTTATCATTGTCCTTTTTAGCGAGTTCGATAATTCGAGCCACTTTCAAGCTATCTGTATCAACTAGCAACCGATAGTTGATGTCGTCGAATAGATCTGGATCTCTGGTATCCTGCCATGCCAGCGTGACATTTTTCTGATCGAGCTGGGCATCGGCTGCTGGACCGGTGAGGTTAAATTGCTCTGGCCCGCTGGGAAAATGGGTAACACTCCCGTGATATGGCGCAGCGATGAGCTCGATGCTTTGATTCGAGGCAAAATCGAGACGGAGACTGTTATTGCGACCGATGATGAGATTTTTCATCATTGCATCATCCAGTTGCAAACTGGCGCCGAAGGTAAAATGGCCCAAGATATTGGGCTCAAGGCTATAGCCCATTCGCATCGAAATAAATTGGCTCCAATTGATTTCCGAACCGAAGCTGAAAAAACCTTGCTCATCCCGAACTCTGCGGTAATCGGTTCCAATGTTCAATTGCAATCCGTCATGGCTGCCCAGATTAAGCGCCAACCCAGCACGGAACATAGTGGGAAGCGGAGTCGCCACGGCGCTGTATTTTACTGGACTACCCAAATTGGTCACAGCAATGCCAGCAGAAAGGATGGTTTTGTGAAACAGATGGCTGCTGGGATTCAGCCATTGCAATTGGTCAGTCCGAAACAACAGCCCATAATCGATCATCAGACTATTTGCTTCGAATTGAGCCAGACGACTATTCAGGAATTTGATATTAGCCCCAATCGAAATATTCGGCGATAAAAAGTTGATCGGCTGCCCTAGGCTGGTGGTGATCAATAAATTATTCCCAGAAACTGGCGCAGCAGTTTCGTTAGAACTATCGAACTCGGGAATGCCCAGATAATTCACGCCAATGGCCAAACGCGTTTGTTGGCTCCAATACGTCTTTATCCGCCTTCCATAAAGGAATGAAGCATTATAGCTGTCCGCGATCCATTTCGTGTAGCTGGCCGACCATTGCCATTCTCTCAAAAAACCGGTTGCACCAGGATTCGCATAGAATGAATAGCTATAATCCAGGCCACCGGTTAAGGTTCCAGCAACACCGAGCTCTCTGGTTCCCGGCAAAAGCTTCAGATACGCCAATCCAGCGCGCACTTGCGCTAATGTCGTGGTCGGAACAATTAGTATTAGCAGAATTACTACTATGGCAATAGCTCCAAATGCTCGATATATCCGAGAAAGTTGTGCTGTCCTGTTCATTGTACGACCATCACTTTCTTCATTTGATGAAAATTGCCAGATTTTAAGGTGATTAAGTACACACCGCTTCCGATCTTTGAACCATCTTCAAGCGTCCCATTCCAATGCAAAGCGTTCCAACCAGCGGGATAGAACTGTTCTGCTAACGTCGTAACTTTTCTGCCAGCAAAATCGAACAATTCTAATCGAGCTAATCGATTGGAACTAAGCTTGAAATGAATACCGAGCGGATCGGATCGGTATGCCTCGAACACATTTCGATCGAGATAAAACATATTGCTACTTTGTACAGTGACTGCCGCCTGTGCAGTTCGTAACTTGCCATATTCATCAAGAGTGCGAAGCTCGAAGATGATAATCTCTTGCTCGGCTGAAGTAATCAACCGTGT from candidate division KSB1 bacterium includes these protein-coding regions:
- a CDS encoding PorV/PorQ family protein — translated: MNRTAQLSRIYRAFGAIAIVVILLILIVPTTTLAQVRAGLAYLKLLPGTRELGVAGTLTGGLDYSYSFYANPGATGFLREWQWSASYTKWIADSYNASFLYGRRIKTYWSQQTRLAIGVNYLGIPEFDSSNETAAPVSGNNLLITTSLGQPINFLSPNISIGANIKFLNSRLAQFEANSLMIDYGLLFRTDQLQWLNPSSHLFHKTILSAGIAVTNLGSPVKYSAVATPLPTMFRAGLALNLGSHDGLQLNIGTDYRRVRDEQGFFSFGSEINWSQFISMRMGYSLEPNILGHFTFGASLQLDDAMMKNLIIGRNNSLRLDFASNQSIELIAAPYHGSVTHFPSGPEQFNLTGPAADAQLDQKNVTLAWQDTRDPDLFDDINYRLLVDTDSLKVARIIELAKKDNDKLFDYLDRQDDLKVNRSLQQTWYELNNLKPGDYYWAVFSFDKDRHLRFAEMKNHPIARFHIAAPAPKIIALTFDYHPWITEDDYQGKIEIAVGNFGIGTAQNLVLSIYDSTGALWADGSSRSTRSDENESLLAQLLIPDLKPGAVDTFSIDWRTLQPGMHHIVARISDQLQAGPEHGALDRAVAVFYTIPKGRLMCADTAVVQTVDRIIYELPYVGKVFFNAHSAVVDKKFIREWIMSPPLTTFAERAKQDPKLMIYLKGSADLRTGEAAEIAKQRAMAVRDTLCALGVKPEQITILSDTLLTDYRVPPHPEDAEWIQQDKKFVELMVDAETEEALFGPLQNLFDEMKNHPVYFDAKISGVVPLKQAMLQLSANGTTNLTEISLPEKASDIVQQISWSLGESTQTKSSDWVGQSADYSIAVIDSLGRTFRTLPKTVLLKREILGREKMYYVIAKFAKAKELYHFYWSNLLDRIPFLLKDDKTRMRFVGHGCAIGPDAVNQRLSEQRARFFHEKFLSDVKRKYPQLYEDIKRRIDPPIGVGEKEPLTFKTYDGKTVVLGDNETPIGRQLNRRVMVHFYSQP
- the purQ gene encoding phosphoribosylformylglycinamidine synthase I; protein product: MKVVKTIVIRTAGSNCDYETVHAFEQVGSQVSLVHINQLISGKIRLSDFDILAIPGGFTYGDDISAGKILANEIKYKLTDQVAAFIAEGKLIIGICNGFQVLVKAGLLPAVDLLGTTQLATLTFNDSGKFEDRWVYLKLVSQKCVFTRSLASIVYYPVAHAEGKFIVKDATVLDQLKNNDQIVFQYVDATGQLAGYPWNPNGSIENIAGICDPSGRIFGLMPHPERHFHPTHHPRWTREGLRPEPDGVMIFRNAVNYIQENL
- a CDS encoding cold shock domain-containing protein; amino-acid sequence: MHYGKVKMWDDSKGFGFIITEDEEELFVHVSDLDISVKEKRLKVGQRVAFDIRHEFKGDKAINVRVLR
- a CDS encoding HEAT repeat domain-containing protein — translated: MSRYLAKWEIEDLIMDLDTEDPDVVDRAISELLMISSPGELKDLIRGLEWGSDRIRQRIAYILGGMLDDRCIDPLLSLLDDPNTDIVLAAIDSLQYFPEERIIPKLVSVLNPQNEELSLAVIDTLGSYIKRGVIDAHLPLVEVIQDERYPIEVRRMALGNLQHLEAEDLTPILTKLKQLGDATLYSQVLFLQDGLEGDPDEKASAIEKMIQQLLQESQVIKSIQLEERLVAGGTLSARILLQKLFQDLRNSTLRVYAHRIIQRMGHKSLPALKSLFESFNQFDDINRVLEIEDLIEIVAHPKFSSMANSLMLLLQHLKDFLSSSSQMIRKVRLRNYEYFRAYIHFVLAIYGCRDAVDDLKTMIRNGQRRQSNLVLEAIINVGNKDFLLPLINQFHAYRKSKGHQALVRRAFRAIVKREKVRKDDPIFQNLSELQQQNLRLLLGR